The Mixta hanseatica genome includes a region encoding these proteins:
- the fliI gene encoding flagellar protein export ATPase FliI — translation MTTRLSRWLGSLDAFEKRMADVPEVRRYGRLTRATGLVLEATGLQLPLGATCVIERHDGKQVTEVESEVVGFNGQKLFLMPLEEVEGILPGARVFARGNGDSAQSGKQLMLGPQLLGRVLDGSGRPLDGLPAPETGYRAPLITPPFNPLQRTPITDVLDTGVRAINALLTVGRGQRMGLFAGSGVGKSVLLGMMARYTKADVIVVGLIGERGREVKDFIENILGTEGRARSVVIAAPADVSPLLRMQGAAYATRIAEDFRDRGQHVLLIMDSLTRYAMAQREIALAIGEPPATKGYPPSVFAKLPALVERAGNGIDGGGSITAFYTVLTEGDDQQDPIADSARAILDGHVVLSRRLAEAGHYPAIDIEASISRAMTALIDETHYARVRQFKQLLSSYQRNRDLISVGAYAAGSDPMLDKAIKLWPMLESFLQQGIFEQSRYDDACLHLQAIFG, via the coding sequence TTCACGCTGGCTGGGCTCACTGGACGCGTTTGAAAAACGCATGGCGGATGTGCCGGAGGTGCGCCGCTACGGACGCCTGACGCGCGCCACCGGTCTGGTGCTGGAGGCGACCGGCCTGCAGCTGCCGCTGGGCGCGACCTGCGTTATCGAACGTCACGACGGTAAACAGGTTACTGAAGTTGAAAGCGAAGTGGTCGGCTTCAACGGGCAGAAACTCTTTTTGATGCCGCTGGAAGAAGTGGAAGGCATTTTGCCCGGTGCGCGCGTGTTTGCGCGCGGCAACGGCGACAGCGCACAGAGCGGAAAACAGCTGATGCTGGGTCCGCAGCTGTTGGGCCGCGTACTGGACGGTAGCGGCCGTCCGTTAGACGGTCTGCCCGCGCCGGAAACCGGCTATCGCGCGCCATTGATCACCCCGCCCTTTAACCCGCTGCAGCGTACGCCGATCACCGACGTGCTGGATACCGGCGTCCGTGCGATCAACGCGCTGCTGACGGTAGGCCGCGGTCAGCGTATGGGGCTGTTTGCCGGCTCCGGCGTGGGTAAATCGGTGCTGCTCGGCATGATGGCGCGTTACACCAAAGCCGACGTGATCGTGGTCGGGCTGATTGGCGAACGTGGCCGTGAAGTTAAAGACTTTATTGAAAATATTCTTGGCACCGAGGGCCGTGCGCGCTCGGTGGTGATTGCCGCACCGGCGGATGTCTCCCCGCTGCTGCGTATGCAGGGCGCGGCATATGCCACGCGCATCGCCGAAGATTTCCGCGATCGCGGCCAGCATGTGCTGCTGATTATGGACTCATTAACGCGTTATGCGATGGCGCAGCGTGAAATTGCGCTGGCGATCGGCGAGCCGCCGGCCACCAAAGGCTATCCGCCTTCGGTGTTCGCCAAGCTGCCCGCGCTGGTGGAGCGCGCCGGTAACGGCATCGACGGCGGCGGCTCGATTACCGCCTTTTATACCGTATTAACCGAAGGCGACGATCAGCAGGACCCGATCGCCGACTCCGCGCGCGCCATTCTCGATGGCCATGTGGTGCTGTCGCGTCGGCTGGCGGAGGCGGGTCACTACCCGGCCATCGATATTGAAGCCTCGATCAGTCGTGCGATGACCGCGCTAATAGATGAAACGCACTATGCGCGCGTACGCCAGTTTAAGCAGCTGCTCTCCAGCTATCAGCGCAACCGCGATTTGATTAGCGTCGGCGCCTACGCAGCCGGCAGCGATCCGATGCTGGATAAGGCGATTAAGCTGTGGCCGATGCTGGAATCCTTTTTGCAACAGGGCATCTTCGAGCAGAGCCGCTATGACGATGCCTGCCTGCATCTCCAGGCTATTTTTGGTTGA
- the fliJ gene encoding flagellar export protein FliJ, producing MAKANSAMETLRDLAQQEVEDAAIRLGTMRRAQQQADEQLNMLLNYQDEYRHKLNSNMSTGIASSRWTNYHQFIQTLEKAIEQHRHQLAQCTQKVEQALNVWRNKQQRLHAWETLQARSQANELLQENRLDQKRMDEYAQRASLRKAND from the coding sequence ATGGCTAAAGCTAACAGTGCGATGGAAACCCTGCGCGACCTGGCGCAGCAAGAGGTGGAAGACGCGGCTATCCGGCTGGGTACGATGCGTCGCGCCCAACAGCAGGCGGACGAGCAGCTGAATATGCTGCTCAACTATCAGGATGAATATCGCCACAAGCTGAACAGCAATATGTCGACCGGCATCGCCAGTTCGCGCTGGACAAACTATCACCAGTTTATTCAGACGCTGGAAAAAGCAATTGAACAACATCGCCACCAGCTGGCGCAGTGTACGCAAAAAGTCGAACAGGCGCTTAATGTCTGGCGCAACAAACAGCAACGGCTGCACGCCTGGGAAACGCTCCAGGCTCGTTCGCAGGCCAATGAATTATTACAGGAAAACCGTCTCGATCAGAAACGGATGGATGAGTATGCCCAGCGGGCATCTTTGAGGAAGGCTAATGATTAA
- a CDS encoding flagellar hook-length control protein FliK, with amino-acid sequence MIKLPTSVNTVSVNSGADVTSGSGLASGEGAASGQLSEAFLTLLGNRLLTLAKQGDGKAALAADAQKTPTEKTPASELSQLLSALQKPEAINALLTPEKAKENLKSADDKDELKRDSLSAADQQSLQALFAMLPQTPLVQQAAKNNDVKLDGQGLNALSTQSGNLKATLTVLTAQQPGDKADTGAANTSLASAATDSEEKAPLASFQGLMSETRQSEGKETNESLPTHTLSALSTVMNHATAATAAPAASATAMTPATPQINAQLGSPEWQQAVSQQVLMFSRNGQQNAELRLHPDDLGAIQISLKLDNDQAQLNMVSNHSQVRAALEAALPHLRTALAESGINLAQSNVSSDAFPQNQSFGNQQESRREQPGSFSLSSGSEDDVTPLAVPAALQARAAGSSAVDTFA; translated from the coding sequence ATGATTAAGTTGCCAACATCAGTCAATACCGTCAGCGTCAATAGCGGCGCTGATGTTACCAGCGGCAGCGGCCTGGCTAGCGGCGAAGGCGCGGCTTCCGGTCAGCTGTCGGAAGCGTTTCTGACACTGCTCGGCAATCGTCTGCTGACGCTGGCGAAACAGGGCGATGGGAAAGCCGCGCTGGCCGCCGACGCGCAAAAAACGCCGACGGAGAAAACGCCGGCGAGCGAGCTTAGCCAACTGCTAAGCGCGCTGCAAAAGCCGGAGGCGATTAATGCGTTGCTGACGCCGGAAAAGGCTAAAGAGAACCTGAAGTCCGCCGATGATAAGGATGAGCTGAAACGAGACAGTTTAAGCGCTGCCGATCAGCAATCTTTACAGGCACTGTTCGCCATGCTGCCGCAAACGCCGCTGGTGCAGCAGGCTGCGAAAAACAATGACGTGAAACTGGACGGTCAGGGTCTCAACGCGTTGAGCACCCAGAGCGGTAATCTGAAGGCGACGCTGACGGTGTTAACCGCGCAGCAGCCTGGTGATAAAGCGGATACCGGCGCGGCTAACACCAGCCTGGCCAGCGCCGCTACCGACAGCGAGGAGAAAGCCCCGCTCGCCAGCTTCCAGGGCCTGATGAGCGAGACGCGTCAAAGTGAAGGAAAAGAGACGAATGAAAGCCTGCCGACGCATACGCTAAGCGCGCTTTCAACCGTGATGAATCACGCCACCGCTGCTACCGCTGCGCCTGCTGCATCGGCCACGGCAATGACGCCAGCCACGCCGCAGATTAATGCGCAGCTGGGCAGCCCGGAATGGCAGCAGGCAGTGAGTCAGCAGGTATTGATGTTCAGCCGCAACGGCCAGCAGAACGCCGAGCTGCGTCTGCACCCGGACGATCTGGGCGCGATTCAGATCAGCCTGAAGCTGGATAACGATCAGGCGCAGCTGAATATGGTGTCAAACCACAGTCAGGTGCGCGCCGCGCTGGAAGCCGCGTTGCCGCATCTGCGTACCGCGCTGGCGGAAAGCGGCATCAACCTGGCCCAGAGCAACGTCAGCAGCGATGCTTTCCCGCAGAACCAGAGCTTTGGCAACCAGCAGGAATCGCGCCGCGAGCAGCCAGGCAGTTTTTCGCTGAGTTCCGGCAGCGAAGATGACGTTACGCCGCTGGCCGTTCCCGCCGCTTTGCAGGCGCGTGCGGCAGGCAGTAGCGCAGTAGATACATTCGCCTGA
- the fliL gene encoding flagellar basal body-associated protein FliL, producing MSDNAKAKGRKRSILIPVLLVVTLAACSVAGYVVWRMMNKTDGHPEAAKVEPPAAPVFYALDTFTVNLVNADNDPDRVLYVGFTLRLPNEETRVRMNDYLPEVRSRLLLLLSRQDSVKLASEQGKQALVEQIKQSLAPPLVKGQPPQVVNDVLFTAFILR from the coding sequence ATGTCTGATAACGCGAAAGCTAAAGGCCGCAAACGTTCCATCCTGATTCCGGTGTTACTGGTTGTAACGCTGGCCGCTTGCAGCGTGGCAGGCTATGTAGTGTGGCGAATGATGAATAAAACCGACGGACATCCGGAAGCCGCGAAAGTGGAACCGCCTGCCGCACCGGTCTTTTATGCTCTTGATACATTTACGGTTAACCTGGTCAATGCGGATAACGATCCCGATCGCGTGCTGTACGTCGGCTTTACGCTGCGTCTGCCGAATGAGGAAACGCGTGTTCGCATGAACGACTATCTGCCTGAAGTTCGTAGCCGGTTGCTGCTGCTGCTCTCTCGCCAGGATTCAGTGAAGCTGGCATCGGAACAGGGTAAGCAAGCGCTGGTAGAACAGATCAAGCAGTCGCTGGCACCGCCGCTGGTTAAAGGTCAACCTCCGCAGGTCGTAAACGATGTACTGTTTACCGCCTTCATATTGAGGTGA